The genomic interval CCCACAGCTGATGCGCTTGGACAACATGCTTCTGGCAGAGGGTGTGGCTGGGCCTGAGAAGGGGGGAGGCTCAGCTGCAGCCGCTGCAGCCGCAGCAGCCTCTGGGGGTGGTGTGTCCCCTGACAATTCCATCGAACACTCGGACTATCGCAGCAAGCTTGCCCAGATCCGCCACATCTACCACTCAGAGCTGGAGAAGTATGAGCAGGTGAGGAGAGGAAGCTAGGGTGGGTGGAGGAGGAAGCTCTTTGGAGGGAATACCAAAGCCAAAGGGCTTCTCACCAGCCCACCTGCTCCCCACTACAGGCATGTAACGAGTTTACAACGCATGTCATGAACCTGCTGAGGGAGCAGAGCCGCACGCGGCCCGTGGCACCCAAGGAAATGGAGCGCATGGTGAGCATCATTCATCGAAAGTTCAGCGCCATCCAGATGCAGCTCAAGCAGAGTACCTGTGAGGCCGTCATGATCCTTCGTTCCCGTTTCTTGGATGCCAGGTGGGGTCCAAGGACTAAGACCAACCCCCAGTACCAGACTCTTTCCCATTTCTCTCCAAGACCCTGAGCCACCATATTGCATAACATGGTACTCCACACAATGATGCCCCCTAGAGTCCCGCAGTATGGCTGCCAGGATGCTAACATCCTCCCTACTCTTCTCCATCCTTTGTAGACGGAAACGCCGTAACTTCAGCAAACAGGCCACTGAAGTCCTAAATGAGTATTTCTACTCCCACCTGAGTAACCCATATCCTAGTGAAGAGGCTAAGGAGGAGCTTGCCAAGAAGTGTGGCATCACTGTCTCTCAGGTAATATGGGAGTTTGGGAAGGAGTCTTTGGGCAAAAAGCTCTCAGATCCTACTCAATGAGGGGTTTCCACCTGACTTTGCCCACCATCCCACAGGTCTCCAATTGGTTTGGTAATAAGCGAATTCGGtataagaaaaatattggaaaattccaagaagagGCAAACATCTACGCTGTCAAGACTGCCGTATCAGTCACCCAAGGGGGCCACAGCCGCACAAGCTCCCCAACACCCCCTTCCTCTGCAGGTGGAGCTCACTGCCACCCTGGCTATTTTACATACTTCTTGCTTTTGTTCCCACTTCCTATCTAGGCATGATCCTATCAGAGAATTTTGGGGGTTGAGAGGGACCAAGCTGAAATGGGGTGGTAATGTCAGTGGACATAGGCCATTCCAATGAAGTTGCTTCAGCCTTTCTTCCAGTGGGTGGCCAGGGAAGGCTTTGGAATCTATTCTGAGTGCTGAAATGTTGTTTTGTGGATAATTTGTATACAGATATACATATGTCCCTACAGAGCTAATTTAGAGGGCTTTCTGGAACCTGAGAGTTATGTTCATCTGCCACCACAGACTCCATTATACTCTTCTCTAATTCCCTCTTTACTCCTCCAAGGCTCTGGCGGTTCTTTCAATCTCTCAGGATCCGGAGACATGTTTCTGGGGATGCCTGGGCTCAACGGAGATTCCTATTCTGCTTCCCAGGTCAGGTGCCCTATCTCCTTGAGTGGGACTTTCCCAAACTCTTGTTTCTCCTCTTTAGGGTACAAGACATCCTCTGAGGCTTCTTTTCACTGTTTTACCTTCCTCTGCTGCCTGCAGGTGGAATCACTCCGACACTCCATGGGGCCAGGAGGCTATGGGGATAACATTGGAGGAGGCCAGATGTACAGCCCTCGGGAAATGAGGGTGAGTGGATACTCAACTCACTCTCGCTCGCTCTTACCATGATGGGAGGGCCTTTCCCCAAGCAGTGTTGTCCACCCCACCTCCACAGAATTTTCCAGGACCCTATTCCTACtgtctttctccctttttccagGCAAATGGCGGCTGGCAGGAAGCTGTGACCCCATCTTCAGTGACATCCCCCACAGAGGGACCAGGGAGTGTTCACTCTGACACCTCCAACTGATCTTGCCCCTCAGGAtcactgggggtgggggctctCATAAGGCGACTCTTGAAGAGGACGCAGGCATCCAGAGGACAAACCCCTAACAGGAGAAGCACAAGAAAGAGAAGGGCGAATGGGGTCAACCCTCCCCAATTAAGACTCTCAGTGCTGGGGGTGCTGACTACATGGCAGGGAGAATGGGGCCCTTTAGGGGAGAGTGGGGTCTAtctcctccttttttccttttttgtcttttcccCCATTTCTCTTACACAGCAAATCAGGCACCTATTTCTCAGACCCCTTTTTCT from Ictidomys tridecemlineatus isolate mIctTri1 chromosome 8, mIctTri1.hap1, whole genome shotgun sequence carries:
- the Pbx2 gene encoding pre-B-cell leukemia transcription factor 2, yielding MDERLLGPPPPGGGRGGLGLVGGEPGGPGEPPGGGDPGGGSGGVPGGRGKQDIGDILQQIMTITDQSLDEAQAKKHALNCHRMKPALFSVLCEIKEKTGLSIRSSQEEEPVDPQLMRLDNMLLAEGVAGPEKGGGSAAAAAAAAASGGGVSPDNSIEHSDYRSKLAQIRHIYHSELEKYEQACNEFTTHVMNLLREQSRTRPVAPKEMERMVSIIHRKFSAIQMQLKQSTCEAVMILRSRFLDARRKRRNFSKQATEVLNEYFYSHLSNPYPSEEAKEELAKKCGITVSQVSNWFGNKRIRYKKNIGKFQEEANIYAVKTAVSVTQGGHSRTSSPTPPSSAGSGGSFNLSGSGDMFLGMPGLNGDSYSASQVESLRHSMGPGGYGDNIGGGQMYSPREMRANGGWQEAVTPSSVTSPTEGPGSVHSDTSN